The following proteins are co-located in the Spirosoma montaniterrae genome:
- a CDS encoding UDP-2,3-diacylglucosamine diphosphatase, which yields MKSSTQFRTIVLSDIHLGTAGSKAKEATEFLQNYSCQKLILNGDIIDGWQLKQYGTWKKKHTAFFKTVLKQIVHYDTKVVYLRGNHDDFLDQVMPLKVGKNFSIRKDYTLVSNDKKFYITHGDVFDSITSQLKWLAYLGDLGYTFLLWVNKFYNQYRTWRGLPYYSLSQQIKGRIKQAVSYISDYEQKLTELARARNCDGVICGHIHQPAIHNFDGIIYMNSGDWVESLSALVEDHDGNWSLLYYTSDLAEDDEEKALVKKAAKKARQQAQIELTTGMV from the coding sequence ATGAAATCAAGTACACAGTTCCGCACGATTGTACTCTCTGATATTCACCTCGGTACTGCCGGGTCGAAAGCAAAGGAGGCTACTGAGTTTCTGCAAAATTACTCCTGCCAAAAATTAATTCTCAACGGCGACATCATCGACGGCTGGCAGTTGAAACAGTACGGCACCTGGAAGAAAAAACACACTGCTTTCTTTAAAACAGTTTTAAAGCAAATCGTTCACTACGATACCAAAGTTGTTTACCTGCGCGGCAATCACGACGATTTTCTGGATCAGGTAATGCCTCTGAAAGTGGGCAAAAACTTTTCGATTCGTAAAGACTATACGCTGGTGTCGAACGATAAAAAGTTTTACATCACCCACGGCGACGTCTTCGACTCTATTACATCACAACTCAAGTGGCTGGCCTACCTGGGCGACCTGGGCTACACGTTTCTGCTGTGGGTCAATAAGTTTTATAATCAGTATCGCACATGGCGCGGCCTACCCTATTATTCGCTTTCGCAACAGATTAAAGGGCGCATTAAACAGGCGGTTAGTTATATCTCTGACTATGAGCAGAAGTTGACCGAACTGGCCCGTGCGCGCAATTGCGACGGGGTCATTTGCGGCCATATTCACCAACCGGCCATCCACAATTTCGATGGCATCATCTACATGAATTCCGGCGACTGGGTCGAATCGCTCAGTGCTTTAGTTGAAGACCATGACGGTAACTGGAGCCTGCTTTATTATACGTCAGACCTCGCCGAAGACGATGAGGAGAAAGCACTGGTAAAAAAAGCGGCCAAGAAAGCGCGTCAACAGGCACAGATTGAACTGACCACCGGGATGGTTTAA
- a CDS encoding glycosyltransferase family protein — MRVLFLVQGEGRGHLTQALSLAQMLQTAGHQVIGALVGVTEHRSVPAFFSNTFTAPITPVFSPGLVYNAGTNELEPFKTTVQAIRYSRPFWRSLKLVHEIIETERPDVVVNFYEMLGGLTYALLRPSVPMICIAHQYFAFHSNFQRPKGQWLYRQAFRINTLLTCFGARELLALSFDKQPDEPRNRVRVVPPLLRQEITQLQPSPGDSLLAYVTQPGLKTELLKAHQQHPGIKIDAFHAAASGPDERVDDTLTYHAIDGKRFLEFMARCRAIVTTAGFESVCEAAYLGKPALMIPQPNHFEQSCNAIDGQRAGVGIAAQKFDLDQLLAYLPTHDYTVSERFRAWHAQGYFMFLAALNRATSATPRPTSTDGFSGNRLRALLRG, encoded by the coding sequence ATGCGTGTTTTATTTTTAGTACAGGGCGAAGGCCGTGGTCATTTAACACAGGCATTATCGCTGGCGCAGATGCTGCAAACAGCGGGGCATCAGGTTATTGGTGCATTAGTGGGTGTAACCGAGCATCGAAGCGTTCCGGCTTTTTTCAGCAATACGTTTACGGCACCCATCACCCCCGTATTTAGTCCTGGCTTAGTATACAACGCCGGAACCAACGAACTTGAGCCGTTTAAAACAACGGTACAGGCCATTCGCTATAGCCGCCCGTTTTGGCGAAGTCTGAAATTGGTTCACGAGATTATTGAAACCGAACGGCCCGACGTGGTCGTGAATTTCTACGAAATGCTTGGTGGGCTGACCTACGCACTCCTGCGTCCGTCGGTGCCGATGATCTGCATTGCGCATCAGTATTTCGCATTTCATTCTAATTTCCAGCGGCCCAAAGGGCAATGGCTTTACCGACAGGCGTTTAGAATCAATACGTTGCTTACCTGTTTCGGGGCGCGTGAATTGCTGGCTCTCTCGTTCGACAAACAACCCGACGAACCCCGCAACCGGGTGCGTGTAGTGCCGCCCCTGCTTCGGCAGGAAATAACGCAGCTACAGCCCTCCCCCGGCGATTCGCTACTGGCTTACGTAACACAACCGGGCTTAAAAACCGAACTACTGAAAGCGCATCAGCAACATCCCGGCATTAAAATTGACGCCTTCCACGCAGCCGCATCCGGCCCCGATGAGCGCGTAGACGATACGTTGACCTATCATGCCATCGACGGTAAGCGGTTTCTGGAGTTCATGGCACGTTGTCGGGCCATTGTGACTACAGCAGGATTCGAGTCGGTTTGTGAAGCGGCTTATTTGGGCAAGCCCGCGCTGATGATTCCGCAACCGAATCACTTCGAGCAGTCTTGCAATGCCATCGACGGGCAGCGAGCAGGCGTTGGCATTGCGGCCCAGAAATTTGATCTCGACCAATTGCTGGCCTATCTCCCCACGCATGATTACACGGTTAGCGAGCGTTTCAGAGCCTGGCATGCGCAAGGGTATTTTATGTTCTTAGCCGCCTTGAACCGCGCTACGTCGGCTACCCCGCGCCCAACCTCTACGGACGGTTTTTCGGGCAATCGACTACGGGCGTTGCTGCGCGGGTAG
- a CDS encoding acetyltransferase, whose product MENPVLIFGAGSLGLTALDLFQRNNVVVYGLLDDNKELHGREFGDISVLGDTDDDGFLKLIGQKCEAFVAIGDGRVRKRLVKMLNERRKIQPVNAIHDTAIVSVTASIGHGNLIAARAVVNPFAEIGQHCLVQSGAVIESQAKLGDYVHIGTGALINSGVTIEEGAFIGAGATIVAGVSIGKNARIGAGSVVVENIEAGITVFGNPARKL is encoded by the coding sequence ATGGAAAATCCGGTGCTTATTTTCGGCGCGGGCAGTTTAGGCTTAACGGCCTTAGATCTGTTTCAGCGCAATAACGTGGTTGTGTATGGCCTGCTCGATGATAACAAAGAGCTGCATGGTCGCGAGTTTGGCGATATTTCCGTACTCGGCGACACGGACGACGATGGTTTCCTGAAACTAATCGGCCAAAAATGTGAAGCCTTTGTTGCTATTGGCGACGGGCGTGTGCGCAAACGATTAGTGAAAATGCTGAACGAACGGCGTAAAATACAGCCTGTCAACGCTATTCACGACACAGCTATCGTATCAGTTACCGCCAGCATTGGTCACGGTAATTTAATAGCCGCCCGCGCTGTGGTCAATCCGTTTGCTGAAATCGGGCAACACTGCCTTGTACAGTCGGGAGCCGTTATCGAAAGTCAGGCAAAACTGGGCGATTACGTCCATATTGGTACGGGAGCGTTAATCAATAGTGGCGTAACAATAGAAGAAGGAGCGTTCATTGGCGCAGGCGCAACGATTGTGGCGGGTGTAAGCATCGGCAAAAACGCCCGCATCGGAGCCGGCTCCGTAGTAGTCGAAAACATAGAAGCCGGGATAACGGTATTCGGCAACCCGGCGCGGAAATTGTAA